One window of the Spirochaetia bacterium 38H-sp genome contains the following:
- the proS gene encoding proline--tRNA ligase, which yields MAEQITRRDVNYSDWYLDIVLKAQLADYSPVKGCMVIRPRGYALWEKIQQNLDRMFKETGHSNAYFPLLIPEGFLHKEAEHVEGFSPELAVVTHGGGETLEEPLVVRPTSETIIWSMYKKWIQSYRDLPLLINQWANVVRWEKRTRLFLRTTEFLWQEGHTAHATEEEAREEALRMLDVYRRFAEEYLAIPVYYGPKTDSEKFAGAVTTYAIEAMMQDKKALQAGTSHFLGQNFAKAFDVTFQTAEGKLDYVWATSWGVSTRLIGAVIMAHSDDNGLVVPPRIAPTEAVVIPIFTKKDNDKIADYARDIRKRLINAGISTEIDLDDQSSPGWKFAEWELRGVPVRIEAGPRDMKENKVVLVRRDTGEKIFVSIDSLANNVKSLLEDIQQNLFNRAKDFRDKNTHYTDDYEEFKKLIEEGAFVRAPWSGSQEVEAKIKEETKATIRVLEDDQQKHAEGKTCILGKEDAKYIALFAKSY from the coding sequence ATGGCAGAACAGATTACTCGGCGTGATGTTAATTATTCGGATTGGTATCTTGATATTGTGCTCAAGGCTCAACTTGCGGATTATAGTCCGGTAAAAGGTTGTATGGTGATAAGGCCGCGTGGTTATGCGCTGTGGGAAAAGATTCAGCAAAATCTGGATAGGATGTTTAAGGAGACTGGGCATTCCAATGCTTATTTTCCGCTCTTGATTCCAGAGGGGTTTTTGCATAAGGAGGCCGAGCATGTGGAGGGGTTTTCTCCAGAGCTGGCTGTTGTTACCCATGGAGGCGGAGAGACGCTTGAGGAACCGCTTGTTGTAAGGCCTACCTCAGAAACGATTATATGGAGTATGTATAAAAAATGGATTCAGTCTTACCGCGATTTGCCGCTTCTTATCAATCAGTGGGCCAATGTCGTGCGATGGGAGAAGAGAACCAGACTTTTTCTGCGGACTACGGAGTTTTTGTGGCAGGAAGGACATACTGCTCATGCAACAGAAGAAGAAGCCAGGGAAGAGGCTCTCAGGATGCTGGATGTTTACAGAAGGTTTGCAGAGGAATATCTAGCTATCCCTGTCTACTATGGCCCTAAGACAGATTCGGAGAAGTTTGCTGGTGCTGTTACTACCTATGCCATCGAGGCAATGATGCAGGATAAGAAGGCTCTTCAGGCGGGTACCAGTCATTTTCTGGGACAGAATTTTGCCAAGGCTTTTGATGTTACTTTCCAGACCGCTGAGGGCAAGCTGGATTATGTGTGGGCTACATCGTGGGGAGTTTCTACTCGTCTCATAGGTGCTGTAATTATGGCTCATTCCGACGACAATGGTCTTGTTGTTCCTCCGCGGATTGCTCCCACAGAAGCGGTTGTTATTCCTATATTTACCAAGAAGGACAACGATAAAATTGCAGATTATGCGCGCGATATAAGAAAACGCCTTATAAATGCAGGGATTTCTACAGAGATAGATCTCGACGACCAGAGTTCTCCAGGCTGGAAGTTTGCAGAATGGGAGTTGAGAGGTGTTCCGGTAAGAATAGAGGCGGGACCCAGAGACATGAAGGAAAACAAGGTTGTACTAGTAAGGCGCGATACGGGGGAAAAGATTTTTGTATCCATTGATAGCCTTGCAAATAATGTAAAAAGCCTGCTTGAAGATATACAGCAAAACCTCTTTAACAGGGCAAAAGATTTTAGAGATAAGAATACTCATTATACAGACGACTACGAGGAGTTTAAAAAACTCATAGAAGAAGGAGCCTTTGTTCGTGCTCCCTGGTCAGGCTCACAAGAGGTGGAAGCAAAAATCAAGGAAGAAACAAAAGCAACCATCAGAGTGCTGGAAGATGACCAACAGAAGCATGCAGAAGGAAAGACCTGTATACTTGGAAAAGAGGATGCAAAATATATAGCACTTTTTGCAAAAAGCTACTGA
- a CDS encoding cation:dicarboxylase symporter family transporter — MKIWFKTLLGLLAGFLFTLVVPYSDGIKALIEFFYAFIINAGRFLLVPLVFSGLSLAIYELIKHKKTVKIWKNLFIVFGGFNIGMIVFSLIFGAVYPGERIPLIMEENVNMDVPSFAELVSSVFPPDFISIFITSGTFLLPVFVFAILLGANLSFDTYYTDPFIDVLDGFNRIIYHINHFFVEIIPFVMGFVSARLFFILQKESDISVYSGFLFMLLVFVLFVLIFVSLVMFLIKGKSGLLFLYQDLNSFLFAFFSGDVYFSLGSQMLHGRENSGVPRRIGALSYPFSVLFGRSGSVSVMILSFIVILSSYSSLGIPFTTFLWIGFVSLGIMFLMGASPGYAVVMGLFVICGMYGRATEEGYLIFKPLFPLMISVGTFLDAVISSAVSFLVAERSGERKDVLPEEYV, encoded by the coding sequence ATGAAAATTTGGTTTAAAACTTTGCTTGGACTTCTTGCCGGCTTTTTATTTACTTTAGTTGTGCCGTATTCCGATGGTATTAAGGCTTTGATTGAGTTTTTCTATGCTTTTATTATCAATGCAGGTCGTTTTTTGCTTGTTCCTCTTGTTTTTAGCGGTCTTAGTCTTGCCATATATGAGCTTATAAAGCATAAGAAAACAGTAAAAATATGGAAAAATCTTTTTATTGTTTTTGGTGGTTTTAATATCGGGATGATTGTTTTCAGCCTTATTTTTGGTGCTGTTTATCCGGGAGAGAGGATCCCTCTTATAATGGAAGAAAACGTTAATATGGATGTACCTTCTTTTGCCGAGCTTGTTTCTTCTGTTTTTCCTCCTGATTTTATAAGTATCTTTATAACTTCCGGAACTTTTTTGTTGCCTGTTTTTGTTTTTGCTATTCTTCTGGGAGCTAATTTGTCTTTTGATACTTATTATACGGATCCTTTTATAGATGTTTTGGATGGTTTTAATCGTATTATCTATCATATCAATCATTTTTTTGTTGAGATTATTCCTTTTGTCATGGGGTTTGTTTCTGCAAGGTTGTTTTTTATTTTACAGAAAGAGAGCGATATTAGTGTTTATTCCGGCTTTCTGTTTATGCTTCTCGTTTTTGTTCTTTTTGTTCTTATTTTTGTTTCTCTTGTTATGTTTCTGATAAAGGGTAAGAGTGGGCTTCTTTTTCTTTATCAGGATCTTAATTCTTTTCTTTTTGCTTTTTTTTCCGGGGATGTTTATTTTTCTCTTGGTTCTCAGATGTTGCATGGCAGGGAAAACTCAGGTGTTCCCAGACGGATAGGGGCTCTTTCTTATCCGTTTTCTGTTCTTTTTGGCAGATCGGGTAGTGTTTCTGTGATGATTTTATCTTTTATAGTTATTCTTTCCTCTTATTCCAGTCTTGGAATTCCTTTTACGACTTTTTTATGGATTGGTTTTGTTTCTCTAGGTATTATGTTTTTGATGGGTGCTTCTCCTGGTTATGCTGTTGTGATGGGTCTTTTTGTCATCTGTGGTATGTACGGAAGGGCTACGGAGGAGGGATATCTTATTTTTAAGCCTCTTTTCCCTCTTATGATCAGTGTAGGTACTTTTCTTGATGCGGTGATTTCTTCTGCTGTTTCTTTTCTTGTTGCAGAGCGTTCTGGAGAGAGGAAGGATGTTCTGCCAGAGGAGTATGTCTGA
- a CDS encoding alpha-amylase family glycosyl hydrolase encodes MGTFLKNPVVLVKKLPVWFFHLSGKYRKPIKSLTDIPNEEIEQLKSLGIDYLWLIGLWQRSFASEKIKRLQGEKDKIGSAYSIVSYDVDNRVGDKKALDVFLDRLHSKGMGLVVDIIPNHMSVDSKWLIENPDFFMQAKNKPYDNYCFSGVDLCDNEKIEVRIEDKYYTKEDAAVVFSVKNSKGQEWFIYHGNNGEGIPWNDTAQLDYTNQVLRKKMLLLIRDMSKKYDGIRFDAAMLLLRNQYRRLWFPEPGKTASVPSRDSYSLEESKFLKLMPEEFWDEAGRVLKKKGLYIFEVFWGLEKEFLKRFSYGYVYNAAFAHHLALEENAELKNYIKDILSEELRLFFRFLYYLSSPDQDSPLSRYKPMEKYKGACCFMSALPGAFLFTHGQIEGYQEYYPVDVASPSKYEEELLFLWHHEVIAPILHEKKNMGFPELILFFPFFVGDSEDDDVFVFFVKTKTKKYLIAYNNSSQEKKGYFSNSFASRCGERIIKENIVRLITSNFAYELIRKERLVFKKAENCLFLELGPYQPVFFIFD; translated from the coding sequence TTGGGTACTTTTTTAAAAAATCCTGTGGTGCTTGTAAAAAAGCTTCCAGTATGGTTTTTTCATCTTTCTGGAAAATATAGAAAACCGATTAAGAGTCTTACTGATATTCCCAATGAGGAGATAGAACAATTAAAGAGTCTGGGAATAGATTATTTGTGGCTTATAGGCTTGTGGCAAAGAAGTTTTGCATCCGAGAAGATAAAAAGACTGCAGGGTGAAAAAGATAAGATAGGCTCTGCTTATTCTATAGTTTCCTATGATGTTGATAACAGAGTAGGAGATAAAAAAGCTCTGGATGTGTTTCTGGACAGGCTTCATTCTAAGGGGATGGGACTGGTAGTGGATATAATCCCCAATCATATGTCGGTTGACAGCAAATGGCTTATTGAAAATCCTGATTTTTTTATGCAAGCAAAGAATAAGCCGTATGATAATTATTGTTTTTCCGGTGTGGATCTGTGTGACAATGAAAAAATAGAAGTAAGAATAGAGGATAAGTATTATACAAAAGAAGATGCGGCAGTGGTTTTTTCTGTAAAAAACAGCAAGGGACAGGAGTGGTTCATATATCATGGGAATAATGGAGAGGGTATTCCTTGGAATGATACGGCTCAACTGGATTATACTAATCAGGTCCTCAGAAAAAAAATGCTATTGTTGATAAGAGATATGTCAAAAAAATATGATGGCATAAGATTTGATGCTGCTATGCTTCTTTTGAGAAACCAGTATAGGAGATTATGGTTTCCAGAGCCCGGCAAGACGGCTTCTGTTCCTTCCAGAGATTCTTATTCTCTGGAAGAGTCTAAGTTTTTAAAATTAATGCCTGAGGAATTCTGGGATGAGGCCGGAAGAGTTCTGAAAAAAAAAGGTTTGTATATATTTGAGGTCTTTTGGGGACTAGAAAAGGAATTTTTAAAAAGGTTTTCCTACGGATATGTATATAATGCGGCATTTGCACATCATCTTGCTCTGGAAGAGAATGCTGAGCTTAAAAATTATATAAAAGATATTTTGTCGGAAGAGCTGAGACTGTTTTTTAGATTTTTATATTATCTTAGTAGTCCTGACCAGGACTCTCCCTTGTCCAGATATAAGCCTATGGAGAAATATAAGGGAGCATGCTGCTTTATGTCTGCTTTGCCGGGTGCCTTTTTGTTTACACATGGGCAAATCGAGGGATATCAGGAGTATTATCCTGTTGATGTTGCGTCTCCGTCCAAGTATGAGGAGGAGCTTTTATTTTTGTGGCATCATGAGGTGATAGCTCCCATTTTACATGAAAAAAAGAACATGGGATTTCCAGAACTCATTTTGTTTTTCCCTTTTTTTGTTGGAGATAGTGAGGATGATGATGTTTTTGTTTTTTTTGTAAAGACAAAAACAAAAAAATATCTTATTGCATATAATAATAGTTCTCAGGAAAAAAAGGGGTATTTTTCTAATAGTTTTGCATCCCGCTGCGGTGAGCGAATTATAAAAGAGAATATAGTCAGACTCATAACAAGTAATTTTGCTTATGAGTTGATAAGGAAGGAAAGGTTGGTTTTTAAAAAAGCGGAAAATTGTCTTTTTTTGGAGTTAGGGCCATATCAGCCTGTTTTTTTTATTTTTGACTGA
- a CDS encoding bifunctional nuclease family protein — MRNSDLKKADVWTVARTEGGTAVLLRPEGLDKVVPIFIGHLEAQSILIGLGNVPMPRPLTHDLFIKLLEVLDIKIKKVEINDLKEATYYARIILDNKGKIMDMDSRPSDAIAIAVRCGCPIYVADFIIEETSISISLMEKERFEPSPTELEISRLEEELNRALENERYEEAARIRDRIRELKNSRH; from the coding sequence ATGAGGAACTCTGACTTAAAAAAAGCGGATGTCTGGACTGTTGCAAGAACAGAGGGAGGAACAGCTGTACTTTTACGTCCCGAAGGTTTGGATAAGGTGGTCCCGATTTTTATAGGCCATCTTGAGGCACAATCCATACTTATTGGTCTTGGAAATGTTCCTATGCCCAGGCCGCTTACACATGATTTGTTTATAAAGCTTCTGGAAGTATTGGATATAAAAATAAAAAAAGTGGAGATAAATGATCTAAAAGAAGCTACTTATTATGCCCGCATTATACTTGACAATAAGGGGAAAATAATGGATATGGATTCTAGACCCTCTGATGCTATTGCTATTGCGGTAAGATGTGGGTGTCCCATATATGTTGCAGATTTCATTATTGAAGAAACATCCATATCCATTAGCCTTATGGAGAAGGAGAGGTTTGAGCCTTCTCCTACAGAACTTGAGATCTCGAGATTGGAAGAGGAGCTTAATAGGGCTCTGGAGAACGAACGATATGAAGAGGCTGCAAGAATAAGAGATAGAATCAGAGAGCTTAAAAATTCTCGTCATTAG